The nucleotide window AGGCCGGACGGAGCCTGCTGGCCGTGGGCGTGACCGCGGTAGAAGGCGACTTCGGGCGCGGTGAATTGGTCAGTTGCGTGGACCCCGAGGGGCGGGAGATCGCGCGCGGCCTTATCAATTACTCCGCGCAGGAGACGGCGAAGATTAGAGGCCAACCGAGCGACCGCATCGAGAGCGTTCTAGGCTACGTGGACGAGCCGGAACTCATCCACCGTGATAACCTCGTAGTTCTCGAGTAGATTTCCGCTGGCGGAAACCCGAGTTGGCGCGCTACCCCAAGGCGCGGATCGCGAGATGCAGCCGCGTTTTATGCCGCGCCGCCTTGTTCTTACGAATGATTCGCTTGGTCGCCATGCGATCGATAATGGGCACCGCCGCCTTATAGTTCGCGGTAGCGCCGTCCTTGTCGTTTTGCCGAATCGCGCGCACGACCTTCTTGATCATCGAACGCAGCAGGGAGCGCCGGCTGACGTTGCTCGCCCGGCGTTTCTCGGCTTGCCGGGCGCGTTTGCGAGCAGAGGGACAATTAGCCAACCTGATCTCCAATAGCAGTTAAACGGGGGCGGAACTATGCGTATTCCACGAACCGATGTCAATGACGGCGATATCTGCCCGCCGGTTTCCTGTGCTATCGTTGTGAGCAGCCATTAATTTTGAATACCCCGCCGTTCACGGCGGGCACTTTAGCATTGGGGTTTCCAAAGGGGAGTAGTGCAACTCTCCCCTTTGGTCAAGGGCGGGGTTCATAACCCCGCCCGCGAAGTAAAATTGATTTCAGGGGCGACACGCTGAGCATACGCTTATTTCGTTCCACCGCGACCGTGGGGAGTATGACCGTGATCTCGCGCGTGTTGGGGTTCATGCGCGACATGGTCGTCGCGACGCTCTTCGGCGCGGGTTTCGTGGCAGACGCGTTTTTTGTGGCGTTTCGCATCCCCAATCTATTTCGGCGCCTGTTCGCGGAAGGGGCCTTCGCACAAGCGTTCGTGCCGGTCTTGTCAGAATACCGAAACCAGCGAACGCAAGCGGAGACCAAACATCTCGTCGATCACACCGCAGGCGTCCTCGCCGGGTGGCTGGGATTAGCGACCGTGGTCGGCATTGTCTCGGCGCCCGTTCTGGTGCTGGTGTTTGCTCCCGGATTTACGGCCAATCCGGACAAGTACGCGCTGACCGTCGACATGCTCAA belongs to Pseudomonadota bacterium and includes:
- the rpsT gene encoding 30S ribosomal protein S20, coding for MANCPSARKRARQAEKRRASNVSRRSLLRSMIKKVVRAIRQNDKDGATANYKAAVPIIDRMATKRIIRKNKAARHKTRLHLAIRALG